A stretch of DNA from bacterium:
GCGAAGCCGGGCTCGGCGGCGTTGCGCTCGAGGACCCGCGCCGAGAGCAGGCCCAGCCCCCGCCCGTTGTTGAGCAGGTCGCCGCCGGCGAGCCGGGCCCGGTTGCCGAGGACGGCGAGGCCGAGGGACTCGGCGACGAGGGCCGGCAGGCCGTCGTCGCTGCGGTCGACGCCGGGAGCGGTGGCGACGAAGTCGACCATGGAGCGCCGCCCGGCGGCATCCGACACCGTCAGCGGGCCGAAGTCGCGCAGCCACAGGCCTTTCGCCTGCGCCGGCAGGAATCCGCAACGGTCGGCGGGCAGGTCGGGGCCGGTGAGCATCGCCTCGATGGGGGCGCGGTCCGCGGCATCGGAGGCCAGGATCAGGAGCCGCACCTCCGGCGCGGCGAGGCGCACGAGCTCGCGCAGCACGTCGGGCGCCTCGGCGGCCAGGGTGCCGCCGCCGACCAGAAGGAACTCCTGCGGCTCGAACTCGCCGGGCATGTAGAAGGAGCCGAGGGCGGCCGCGAGATCGGCCGGCGGGGCCGCGGTGTCGCCCCGCGACCCGGCGCCCCCGCGGCCCTTGACCACGACGCCGAGCGCGACCAGGCCGAGGGCCAGGACGGCGAGCAGGAGGGTGTTGCGGAGCCGGGACGTCATGGGGGCATTATCGACCGGTCCCGGCACCCGCTCAAGCGGGGAGTCGGGGTCGACCGGACGCGCGGCAGCAGCTTGCTAGAGCCGCTGCGC
This window harbors:
- a CDS encoding agmatine deiminase family protein — its product is MTSRLRNTLLLAVLALGLVALGVVVKGRGGAGSRGDTAAPPADLAAALGSFYMPGEFEPQEFLLVGGGTLAAEAPDVLRELVRLAAPEVRLLILASDAADRAPIEAMLTGPDLPADRCGFLPAQAKGLWLRDFGPLTVSDAAGRRSMVDFVATAPGVDRSDDGLPALVAESLGLAVLGNRARLAGGDLLNNGRGLGLLSARVLERNAAEPGFA